The Phormidium yuhuli AB48 DNA window AAAACTTTGTGGAGGGTCGACAGCGTCTATCCCAACCAGCACCCAGTCGTCTAAATACATATGTTTAGACTAAATTCACGGTTTCTGGGATATCTTGTAAACAGATTTGTAATAGGGGATCATTCAGGGGCCGCTCATAGACCTCTTGGAAGAGCTGACAGAGCAGTTGACGAACTCGATCGCCCCCTAAGGTCTGAGTTTTATAAGCTGGGGCGATCGCCAAACACATCTCTGTTGGCTCTCCCCCGGAAAGTGGTGGCAAAATATAGCGTACATCCTCAAGAAACTTTGCTCCCAGCCGTCGATAGAACTCACAACGCCGTTGCGTCATTGGCTCCGCTTCATCGGGTACTTCCACCTCTAATAATAGATAGCGATCGCCCTCCCGCATCGTCTC harbors:
- a CDS encoding GNAT family N-acetyltransferase — translated: MDEIKSIRFEPILTSTHPATAPALAIYEAAFPLSEQIPRPKVEERIDQGIYRLWVGQRGEKVVFMAILYPLQDSDLVLLGYIATHPEARNQGIGSQFFNQVLETMREGDRYLLLEVEVPDEAEPMTQRRCEFYRRLGAKFLEDVRYILPPLSGGEPTEMCLAIAPAYKTQTLGGDRVRQLLCQLFQEVYERPLNDPLLQICLQDIPETVNLV